In Amphiura filiformis chromosome 2, Afil_fr2py, whole genome shotgun sequence, one DNA window encodes the following:
- the LOC140146343 gene encoding uncharacterized protein, whose amino-acid sequence MSEEVTIEIGAEAVADADIDDAVAVAVADAVADEVVTTDLLATEALNAVALAAEAAAAESAAAEVAAAEVAADDDSSVAEKVTVYFENVEENIEKAIKLVRDEGMYVAKAAGQTGVPIKKLEAIVKDMKERGELTMNWDSRRVETTPRVDKEGKVIQRKKRRFVDWNYTAEDVHAAANAVKNGEYSVKGAYKAFKIPVRDIKRAMKGEEVKGRICTPKFIRLRERGKLTEEEEKVVLEYAFALNKLKHPITYKTMAPLAKQLLKLRDETLADEKGWWIAFVKRHQELEGLYQTPLQLTALANHRHHWAKQYFSRLVEVFENGEFFSKPSRIYACEIEQFEVERWESDCAKLVEVEMLVAANAVGYHVLPPCVVYASEGEDIPDFLGLPEAGFVAAEEKKVSAAILAEWFRSVFLHYLPSRSADDPVMLILKGTNEWLTPELITMAEQQFVHLVPMHSKVLKYLSPIQPLLHSLKEAYKEKLSQYKQTELRRQAESPAKEAFFPVTFRKLFSNCFSMYEIQEVFRTRGVFPLKPDEADLGIKDDQPKQEGKKKKKWIPIKEQYPRSYAEMVKNDIIFVPPPRLVPANIPQMPMTYSTTAGGLFYNHLGVPVQLNQLVGQNQVVAGTNIVGPTGMIVNANGTVVPNPLLSKVITTQPSVVIPTSVPPLTEAAKNAKLSKAFSPEVLNIAKEVMNRTPVTIVQPQVPKANAEMEQEKRSKLSKAFSNDVLSTVIKVAKENEDQERKAELYRTRRSGVPSSTVSESVSETLSTTETNESVTSDTTENSNDASQGDDSQDAANSTSAAPGDSGDASPPILVTIREASETESIDTHSSEEEPKSKNASESTVASISKSPTTRSKAKEIATTSPSTPVKVSSPNTRSASKEIADTSSSTPSGSKASSLSTRSASKEVTTTSPSTPSKASLPSTRSASAPSKEVTATSPSTPSKASLPSTKSTSKKASPDVTSPLSDTPVRSTTRSKGNLMSKLISTGALGTQSDFEEEEEDDDFDPEVVSSDWDSDEERSSSRLQKSPRTKSSDEKSRKKKKSKSRKSQEKKKSREETVPAPPPVLPKLTLAPNVTVPTSVVDRIQSMITDNTSLLTTLDEEEEEKKKKPKEPKVKHDPSKESVEARISKAFNADVLSSVLAVKQELAKRPKIPDRYAAPMQPVPALNVLYTLPGGGQVLLPAGSFLPVAQRPVVVNPITQLAPGMTLVPVSTATPVKASDKSSTAEDSNAAPSGKVKVKGKKQETKKVKVKKNLRERKTQKKMKRQKMQKVRIKA is encoded by the exons ATGTCTGAGGAGGTAACGATAGAAATAGGTGCTGAAGCTGTCGCTGATGCTGACATAGATGATGCTGTAGCTGTTGCTGTAGCAGATGCTGTTGCTGATGAAGTGGTCACTACCGATTTGCTTGCTACCGAGGCGCTCAATGCCGTTGCTCTCGCTGCAGAAGCAGCTGCTGCAGAATCAGCTGCTGCAGAAGTAGCCGCTGCAGAAGTAGCCGCTGATGATGATTCATCAGTTGCAGAGAAAGTAACAGTGTACTTTGAAAATGTTGAAGAAAATATTGAGAAAGCTATCAAGCTTGTACGTGATGAGGGTATGTACGTGGCGAAAGCTGCAGGACAGACGGGCGTACCCATTAAGAAGCTGGAAGCAATAGTCAAAGATATGAAAGAACGTGGAGAGTTAACAATGAACTGGGACTCAAGACGTGTGGAGACCACGCCGCGCGTAGATAAGGAGGGCAAAGTGATTCAAAGGAAGAAGCGGCGATTTGTTGATTGGAATTACACGGCAGAAGACGTGCATGCCGCTGCGAATGCAGTGAAAAACGGCGAGTACTCGGTGAAAGGTGCGTACAAGGCGTTTAAGATCCCTGTCCGTGATATAAAGAGAGCGATGAAAGGAGAGGAGGTCAAAGGTCGGATCTGCACGCCTAAATTCATCAGGTTGCGGGAACGAGGTAAACTGACCGAAGAAGAGGAGAAAGTGGTGCTGGAGTACGCGTTTGCGTTGAATAAATTAAAACATCCAATCACGTACAAGACCATGGCGCCGTTAGCAAAACAACTTCTGAAGTTACGCGACGAGACGCTGGCAGACGAAAAGGGATGGTGGATTGCATTTGTCAAGCGCCACCAAGAGTTGGAGGGCCTCTACCAAACCCCGCTGCAGTTAACGGCGTTGGCGAATCACCGACACCACTGGGCCAAACAGTACTTCAGCAGATTAGTTGAAGTGTTCGAGAATGGTGAATTTTTCTCGAAGCCATCACGAATCTACGCCTGTGAAATTGAGCAGTTTGAGGTGGAGCGATGGGAGTCTGATTGTGCGAAGCTGGTTGAGGTGGAGATGTTGGTAGCCGCTAATGCCGTAGGATACCATGTGTTGCCGCCGTGTGTGGTGTATGCCAGCGAGGGAGAAGATATCCCTGACTTTCTGGGGTTACCCGAGGCAGGATTTGTGGCAGCTGAAGAGAAGAAAGTATCGGCAGCTATTTTG gctgAATGGTTCCGCAGTGTGTTCCTTCACTACCTACCGTCTCGCAGCGCAGATGATCCTGTTATGCTGATCTTAAAAGGGACAAATGAATGGCTTACACCTGAGTTGATAACGATGGCTGAACAACAGTTTGTACACCTAGTACCTATGCACAGCAAG GTGTTGAAGTATTTGAGTCCTATCCAACCATTGCTGCATAGTCTCAAGGAGGCGTACAAGGAGAAACTGAGTCAATACAAACAAACAGAACTACGTCGTCAAGCTGAAAGCCCGGCCAAAGAAGCGTTCTTCCCTGTCACGTTCCGCAAGCTCTTCTCTAATTGCTTCTCAATGTATGAGATCCAGGAGGTGTTTAGGACTAGAG GTGTGTTTCCATTGAAACCAGATGAGGCGGATCTCGGCATCAAAGATGACCAACCAAAGCAGGAgggcaagaagaagaagaaatggatACCTATAAAAGAACAATACCCCAGATCCTATGCAGAGATGGTGAAAAATGACATCATATTTGTCCCACCACCACGTCTGGTGCCCGCAAACATACCACAGATGCCTATGACGTATTCCACAACAGCAGGAGGCCTCTTCTATAATCATCTTGGAGTCCCTGTTCAACTGAATCAGCTGGTGGGACAGAATCAAGTAGTTGCAGGGACCAACATCGTAGGACCAACTGGGATGATAGTGAATGCGAACGGAACCGTTGTGCCGAATCCGCTGTTGAGTAAGGTGATAACGACGCAACCAAGTGTGGTTATCCCTACATCTGTGCCTCCCCTTACTGAAGCTGCCAAGAATGCTAAATTATCAAAAGCATTCTCCCCCGAAGTACTAAACATAGCTAAGGAGGTGATGAATCGTACACCCGTTACCATAGTCCAACCACAAGTACCCAAAGCAAATGCCGAGATGGAACAGGAGAAgcgttcaaaactttcaaaagcgTTTAGTAATGACGTATTGAGCACAGTAATCAAAGTGGCTAAGGAAAATGAAGACCAAGAAAGGAAAGCAGAACTTTACCGCACACGGCGGTCTGGcgttccatcgtcaaccgtgtcagAGTCGGTATCCGAAACGCTATCAACAACTGAAACTAACGAGTCTGTAACAAGTGATACAACTGAGAATTCCAACGATGCATCCCAGGGTGACGATTCGCAGGATGCAGCCAACTCCACATCAGCCGCTCCCGGTGATTCCGGGGATGCTTCGCCGCCAATACTCGTAACAATCCGGGAAGCATCGGAGACGGAATCAATCGACACCCATAGTTCAGAAGAAGAACCGAAATCAAAAAATGCATCGGAATCTACTGTTGCTAGCATTTCCAAATCACCCACTACCAGATCTAAAGCAAAAGAGATTGCAACAACCTCACCGAGTACTCCGGTAAAGGTTTCGTCACCAAACACCAGATCAGCATCAAAAGAGATCGCTGATACCTCATCAAGTACGCCATCAGGGTCAAAAGCTTCGTCACTAAGCACCAGATCAGCGTCTAAAGAGGTTACGACAACCTCGCCAAGCACTCCATCAAAGGCTTCTTTACCAAGCACCAGATCAGCGTCAGCACCGTCAAAAGAGGTTACAGCAACCTCGCCAAGCACTCCATCAAAGGCTTCTTTACCAAGCACCAAATCAACATCAAAGAAAGCCTCTCCAGATGTGACTAGTCCTTTATCCGATACACCTGTTAGAAGCACTACAAGGTCAAAGGGCAATTTGATGTCCAAGTTGATATCAACAGGTGCACTGGGGACGCAATCAGActttgaggaggaggaggaagatgaTGATTTTGACCCCGAGGTAGTTTCATCGGATTGGGACTCGGACGAAGAACGCTCGAGCAGTCGTCTACAGAAGTCACCAAGGACGAAGTCCAGTGACGAAAAGTCACGAAAGAAGAAAAAGTCAAAGTCAAGAAAAAGTCAAGAGAAGAAAAAGTCAAGGGAAGAAACGGTGCCTGCACCACCACCAGTATTACCTAAACTGACTCTAGCTCCAAATGTAACGGTGCCTACTTCAGTTGTGGACCGAATTCAATCAATGATAACGGATAATACGTCGTTACTGACAACACTAGATGAGGAAgaagaggagaagaagaagaaacccaAAGAACCGAAAGTGAAACATGATCCATCCAAAGAGTCAGTCGAGGCGCGAATATCCAAAGCTTTCAACGCGGATGTTCTCAGCTCAGTATTGGCTGTCAAACAGGAACTAGCAAAACGGCCAAAAATACCGGACAGGTACGCTGCACCGATGCAACCGGTGCCAGCATTGAATGTGTTGTATACATTGCCGGGCGGTGGCCAAGTCCTGCTTCCAGCTGGTTCGTTTTTACCGGTTGCGCAACGGCCGGTTGTAGTCAATCCTATAACACAGCTTGCTCCGGGAATGACATTAGTGCCTGTAAGTACAGCAACACCGGTAAAAGCCAGTGACAAAAGCTCGACTGCGGAGGATTCAAATGCTGCCCCTTCTGGAAAGGTGAAGGTAAAAGgtaaaaagcaagaaacaaaaaaggtaaaggtaaaaaaGAATCTAAGGGAAAGAAAGACACAGAAGAAAATGAAGCgacaaaaaatgcaaaaagtaaGAATAAAAGCGTGA